Within the Streptomyces sp. NBC_00440 genome, the region CCCAGCAGCACTACAAGCCCCTCCCTGCCCCGGCCGCTCCGGTCTCCCAGATCGCGGCGGAGATGATGCTGGAGTCGACGCGCCAGTCCTACCTAGCCCACCGCAAGGGGTGCAGGGACTGCACGAAGGGCCAGCACTGCACGGACGGTGAACGCCTGGCGCGCCGCTTCGCACGGGTGGTCGTGAAGTCGCCCAACCACCACCGCGAGGCCAATGAGCTCCTGGCCCGCCAGGAAGCGCGCACAGCACGGCAGCACGCTCAGAAGCGGTCGGCGCTGCGCGGTGAGCAGTGGGCCAAGTGCAGCGAGGCTGTCGAGAAGGCGAACAACCAGTGCCGCGAGCGGGAGTCGGACACGCTCTCCGAGTTCCGCGCCCCCGGCCTCCCGCTGGCGCCGCAGGACGTGAAGGCGCACGACCAGCGACAGGCCGAACTGGGCAAGCGATACGCGCGGACTGCCTGACCCGCGTACCGATACGAATGACCACGGCCGCCATCCCTGCCCGGGTGGCTGCGGCTCCTTCCTATTTCTGATCCCGGCCGGTCACCACCTGGTGGCCGGTCTTCCTTTGAGCTGAGGACTCCCATGGCTATGACTCTGGATGCCATCTACGCCCGCTACTCCGCTCGCCTTGCCGCTTACGTGGCTGGCCGTCTGGGTGAGGGCCTGGCGGACACGGACGACGTGATCCAGGACGTCTGGGTCCACGCCGCCCAGCTCCTCGCACGCCCCGAACCGGCTGCGGCTTGGACGGTGCTTACGGGACTGGCTGATCGTGCTGTCGCAGCGCACCAGACGGTCGCGCACCGCGACATGGAGGTCCCGGTCGGTGCGCTGATGCCCGCAGCGCGCGTCTTCGCTGTTTCGGTGGTCGCCCCGGCATTGCCTGCCTCTGTGGAGTGGGCCGCTCCCGAAGAGCTGCCGGACTTTGAGGTCGCCTCCCGAGCCGCTGCTTGAGCTGACGCCTTTTGCCGGAACCGCGCCTCGGCGCGGCGTCGGTAATGGGCGCCGGACCCCGGCCCCAGTCCCACCACGCAAGCGCGCCGCCCAGGAAGTCGAGTCCTGGGCGGCGCTTACAGGTCCCCGCGAAAGGAACACCTGTGAGCACGATGATCGCATGGCCGTTGAAGGCCATCGCCGGCGCACTGAGCGCGACCGGCACCTGTCCCGTCTGCCACGGCACCTTCGAGACGTGCCGGTGCAAGTCCCGGCTCGTGGGTCGCGCCGGGATCGCCGACGACATCCGTCGCGAGGACGACAGTAGGGGTTACGAGCGGGACGAGGCCGACCAGTTCCACCAGCTCGTCGACCGCCTGGTCGTCACTGGTGACGACCGCGCCCGGGCAGCCGGACGCCGGGCCCGCCGCACCCTCGCTGAGATGGCACCCGGGTACACCCGGCAGCCGATCCTGCGCCTTACCCGCCCGCTCCCGATGGCGGGTGCGAACGACGCATGCCCGCTCTGCCACCGCTGGAACTGCGATCGCACCAACTGCCCCCCGTCCCGCTCCGCAGCGGCGAGCGCGGCGGCGGTGGCCCGATGAGTTCTTGTGGACACCCCCCAAGGCTCGTGACGGTCAACAGCATCGGCTCCGACGGAAAGCCTTACCAGTCGGTGCGGCACGAGCCGTGCACCTGCGGCGGCGGTAAGTAGGTGCATCACATACGGCGCGCCCGGGTCGCGCAGCACCTCGCGGCCCGGGCCGTTGCTGTTCGCGGTCTGTCCCATCCTGCTACTCAGCTATTGCTCGCGGCCGCCGCTCTGGCGGCCGCGAGTGCCTGGGATGCCGGTCACCGCGTAGCCGACACGCACCCCGCTCAGAAAGGCCGTCGTGCCACCTGACGGCCTGTACACCCGCTACATGCAGGCCACCACGGCCAACAGCACGACTGTTCCGTGTGCCTGACGAGACCGTGTCCGACGGGAGTAGCACTCGCGGAGCGGCTGGCCGGGCTTCAGGACGAGTACCTCCAGCATCAGCGTGACCCTGACACCTCACCTCACCTCACCTCAACGAAGAGGACCGACATGAGCACATTGTCCTTTTGTTGACGGCTGCCTGATCCGCCCGCACCGACCGCCCGATCCATTGGCGGCCGGATCGGGCGGTGACTGGGAGCCGGACAGCCCGGACCGCGATCAAAGATGAGGCCCGCATGACGAAGACGATTTTCACTGACGAGACGCTGCGCTTGGCCGCTGAGGCCATGGGCGAGTACAGCCGGTCTATCTGGGTCGGCCCGTCCGGCGAGCAGGTCACCGGCGAGCAGGTCGCCTGCCACTTGGAGGCCACCCGCGCTCTCCTGGACCGGGATGGCTGGGTCCGCACCTACACCTCCGTCGCGACGAGCGCCGACCGTACTGGCGATGAGACGGCGGTCACGGACAGGTTGAGCGAGGTGTTGCACCTGGTTCGCAACGCATTCGGGCCGGGCGACCTCCGGTGGCCGCTGTACAGCGCGCTGCTGGAGATCTCCGCCAGCGCGGACGGCGACGGGGACACAAAGTGTGTGGCCGGGCTGGTGTTGGACCTGGTGATCCAGACCCATACCGGGTCGGACACCGCGAAGGCTATTGCGTGGTCGGAGCGGATGCACCGTACGGCCGAGGACATCACGGCTCTGCTGATGGCAGGCGCCCGGTTCGCTCGCGCATACGGGCCCGGCGTCATCGCCGAGGGCCTGGCTGCTGCCTGAGTCGACCGGCTGTTCGCAGTGTGGGAGGCCGGTCTTCCCGTACGCCTGCTGGCCACTTGCTCATAGCACCACGGCCCCCGGAGTCCACGGCATCGCGGAGGAGTGGGTGGGGAGGGCCGCTCCAAGCGGCACGCCGCCCGCACCGCGACCGCGCTCAACGAACTGTTCGCCACGCAGCAGCTGTTCGGCATCGGCTCACCCGAGGCGCTCACTGAAGCCGCCAAGCTCCAGCCGCTGATCGACCGGTGCCGCCACTTCGGCATCACGACCGCCGACCTTCGCCGGCACGGCGCGCGGTTCCCCGAGAGGTAAGTCCGCGCCCGAACCGCGGAACCGCGGAATATTGGGCGCCCGTGCCCCGGGCGGCCGCCTCCAGCTCCTGGACAGTCCAGGAGCGGTAGCACGAAGGAGCCCTGATGGCCGGGATATTGGCCCGCTTTACCAGCCCGCTGCGCCACATCGACGCCGACCCGGACCGGCTGGTCCATGAAGCGCACCAGCTACTCCAGCGCGCGGAGGAGAACCACGGAGCGTGGGCGGCGATGACGGCGTACACCGGCATGGCCACGGTGAAGATCCAGCTCGCCCAGTACCTCAAGGAGCACCGCGACTGACCGTCGCTCGAACTCCCCGCCGCGGTCCCGACCGCCCAGCCGTGGCGACGCCGGAGAGCCGAAATGGCCCGGCAAAAGCAAGAGGCCCCGGCTAGGGGGCCTCTCCTTTGTTCTCGCGATCCGCTGACAAGGAGCGATTCGCATGGTCAACGCTACCAGCGGGGGCGCCCGATGAGTACAACCGTCGCCCCGGCCCCCGACAAGACTACGACGGACGTGGCGCGCAGCCCGCTGTCGGCGCTGCTGGCCACGGTCATTGCCGTGGTCGCCACCGTCCTCGCCCTGTTCGACCTGTTTGCGAACGGCCTGTGGCCCACGTGCCTGCACTTCGCTGTCGGTCTCGCCGTGTTCGGCGCGGTCCGGCTCTGCGTGGGCCTGGCCCTGGAACCGTTCTTCTCGACCGACGACCCGGAGCGCAGCACATGACCGCCGTCGACTTCCGAAAGCCCGACGTGATCCGCCCGGACGGCGACGACCTGTGCCCCTGGGACGTCCCGGCCGGCCCTCCCGACAACGACGCCCAGGAGCCGGAGCAGCCCGACGCCCCGGAGGCCGGCCCCGAGCCGGAGGGCGACCCGCGCACCATGCGGCTGCTCGCAGTCATCGCCGGAGTCGGTGGCCTGGTGCTCGCCGGGATCGGCTTCACCGGCTCCTACAACACCCTGCGGCACCTCGCGGAGGGCAAGGGCTTCGGCCTGTTCTCCTACGCGTTCCCCATCGGGATCGACGCGGGCATCCTCGTGCTGCTCGCCCTCGACCTGTACATGATGCGCAAGCGGATGCCGCTGCCGATCCTGCGCTGGGCGGCCCACGGACTCACCGCCGCCACGGTGGCGTTCAATGCCGCCGCGCCGCCGGGGCCGGTGATGGATGACCCGCTCGCGGCGTCCATGCATGGCGTCATCCCGGTGCTGTTCGTCGTCGCGGTGGAGGCCGCCCGCCACTACATCGGCCGGATGGCCGACCTGCTGGCAGGCGAAACCCCGCTCGGGTCGGTCCCGCTGACCCGGTGGATCCTCGCCCCGCTGTCTACGCCCCGCCTGGCCCGCCGGATGCGGCTCTACAACCTCCCGTACAAGGAGGTCGCCGCCCAGCACCAGCAGCTCCGGATCTACCGCGAGGGGCTGCGCCAGAAGTACGACAGCAACGAGCAGAGCTGGCGCAAGGCGGCAACACCGAACGAGATGCTGCCGTTCAAGTTGGCCCCGTTCGGGTTCAGCGTGGAGCGTGCCCTGGGCGTGCCGCTGGATGAGGAGACCAAGCACATCCAGCGGGCGGCACATGCGGCCGTTCAGCGTGCCGAGGCCGAGATTCAGCGAGTCAAGACCGATGTTCAACTCGGAGAGGCTCGCATTCAAGCGGAGGTCGACAAGATCCGCGCCGAGGGTCGGCTGAAGATCGCCAAGGCCGAAGCGGAACGAGAGGCTCAGGCGGAGATTCAGCGCGCCGAAGCCGATGCTCAACTGCGCGAAGCCAAGCGTCAGCACGCGCTCAAGCTCGCGGAGGACAAGGCCGCGGCCGAAGCGCAGGACCTTGCCGACGAGACCGAGAAGCGCCGCACGCTCTCCCGGATCGAGCGGGAGAAGGTGCAGGCCAGTTGGGGTCTGGAGCAGCAGCAGATGACCACCGAGGCCACCGAGCAGGAGCGCCGGATCCAGGCCGATTCCGCCGCGCGCGCCCAGCGCGACGAGGTCGCCCGCAAGGCCGGCCTGGCGGAGCAGCAGCAGCGCCTGGCGCTGGCCCTCGCCGGAGAGAAGAAGGCCCTCGAAGAGGCCGCTGAACACGAGCGGAGGGAGGCTGAACACCGCGCCGAAGCGGTGAACAAGGACCTGGAAGCACAGCGCGGCACCGAGGAGATCGCCCTCTCCAAGGCCCGCACTGAGGCTGCGATCGAGGAAGCCGCTGAGCGTCGGGTGCGTGCGGCTGAACACGAGGCGCGTGCGGTTGAAGCCGCCGCGCTCGCCCGCATGACCCAGGTCGACTGGGACGTGCACCGCGTCGTCGCGATGATCCAGGCCCGGGGCGAGAGTGCGGTCACCGTCCGCGTCATCGCCGACGAGCTGGGCGTCTCCACCGGCTCCGCGCAGGACCGCAAGACCAAGGCCGTCGACCTCCTCAAGGGAGGCGGCATTGAGGTTCCGGAGCAGGCCGCAGCCTGAAACGGAACCTGATCAAAGGGTCCTCCTGGTACCCACGGTCGTCCCTCGCGCCACCCTCTCCGGCACCCGCCGGTCGGGGTGGTCGCGGGGGTCGGCCGCGGCCGCCAGGCCGACCGCTTCACCCGCTCCACCCAGCGCGATCCGGCCCGAACAGCGGCCCGGAAAGCACCTTTTGCACCCCGACCCCGCCGTTTACGGAAAGTAGCGGCGAGGCGAGGCGAAGCGAGGCGACGCGAGGGGGAAACCCCCTCCCAGCCCCCTGCTGAGCCCTCCAACCGGGGGGTGACGGGGGTGTCCGCCCCCGCGTCGCGTCGCCTCGCTTCGCCTCTCCGCTACGCATTGTGAGGAGTTCCGTCGTGGCAGACACCGCGACCGCGCCCCCGGACGCCACCAGCGACAGCACCACCACCGAGGGCACGGACACCGCCGAATACACCGTCGTCAACGAGCCCGAGGCCACCACCGACCCGGCCCCGGACAAGCCGAAGACCAGCCGAGGACGCCCCCAGGCGCTGCCCCTCCTGGTCCACGGCACGAACGCAACCGGAATCGCCGCAGGCATCGCCTACGGCGTCGCCGGAGTCCCGGGACTCATCGCGGCCGGCGCGGCCGGAGCAGCCGTCGGCGTCGCCGCGCTGGCCGGGAAGAAGCGCTCGAAGGTCTCCGCCGCACGTAAGGCCGCAGCCGCGAACCGCTCCGGCGGCGGCTCCGGCCGGGGCGGTGGGGGCGCGGGCAAGGGCGGCCTCCTCGGACGCGGCGGTGGTCGCGGCCGGGGAGGCGGCGGTGCTGCCGGTGGCGGCGGCCGGATGAACGGACGCGGCGGCCGGATGAACACCGGCTCCACCGGGGCCGGGACCAAGAACCGGCCCGGCGGCGGGCGCCACGGCGCAGGCGGCGGAGCCGGGCGCGGCCCCGGCGGGTCGGGCGGCGGCAAGCACGGCCGCGGCGGCGGCCTGGGCGGTCTGCTCGGCAAGGGCAACCGCGGCAAGGGCGGCGGCGCGAACAGCCCCGGCGCCAACACCCCCAAGGGCGCCGGCGGCGGCAAGAACAACCCCGGAGGAAAGGGCGGCGCCGGTCAGCAGTCCCGCACCGGCAAGGCGTGGCAGACCCTCAAGGGCTGGGGCAACAAGATGCGCCGCAACAACGGCGGCGCGAACACCGGCTCGGGCGGCTCCGGTTCCTCCGGCGGCTCGGGCTCGGGCACCGGCGGGAGCGGCTCCGGCTCCGGCACCAAGACGACCACGCCCGCCAAGACCCGCCTCGGGCGCGCGCTGCAGAAGATGCGCGGCTGGGCGGGCAAGCTGCGCCGCTCGAAGAAGAAGAGCGGCTCCACCAGTTCCGGCAGCAGCGGCCCGACCACGGGGCGCCTCTACCGGCTGCGCCGCGTCGCCGCCCGCAAGCTCGGGCACTGGGCGCGCTGCGCCGGCGCCGGATTCCTCGCCGGACTCGGAGGGCTGCTCACGCTGCCCCTCGGACTCCTGTGGGGTGCCTGGCGTCTGCTCACCGGGCACCGCGACCCGCTCCACGGGTTCGCGTACCCCGTCCGCACCGCCGGACGGATCTGGCGGTTCTTCTTCCGCCGTTCCAAGGCCCGCCATGACAAGGAAGCCAAGGCGGACACGCTCAATCTCAAGGTCAACAACCCGAGGAAGGACACCGATCCCGTGACTGGACCCTCTCTGGCCGCAGGCACCACGGTGCTGGACGGCAACACCAGCAAGTTCGCGATGGCCATGCGCGCCGCGCACTCCGCCTACACCGGCTACAGCCCGCGCAGCATGATGGAGGTCGCTGCCGAGTACGCGGGCCTGCCCAACGGCATCCGGGCTGCGGCGCTGGCCGTGCAGCAGATGGCCGTCAACGCCGACCAGAAGTACCCGTGCAGCAAGAAGGCGCTGGC harbors:
- a CDS encoding DUF6197 family protein → MTKTIFTDETLRLAAEAMGEYSRSIWVGPSGEQVTGEQVACHLEATRALLDRDGWVRTYTSVATSADRTGDETAVTDRLSEVLHLVRNAFGPGDLRWPLYSALLEISASADGDGDTKCVAGLVLDLVIQTHTGSDTAKAIAWSERMHRTAEDITALLMAGARFARAYGPGVIAEGLAAA
- a CDS encoding DUF2637 domain-containing protein: MTAVDFRKPDVIRPDGDDLCPWDVPAGPPDNDAQEPEQPDAPEAGPEPEGDPRTMRLLAVIAGVGGLVLAGIGFTGSYNTLRHLAEGKGFGLFSYAFPIGIDAGILVLLALDLYMMRKRMPLPILRWAAHGLTAATVAFNAAAPPGPVMDDPLAASMHGVIPVLFVVAVEAARHYIGRMADLLAGETPLGSVPLTRWILAPLSTPRLARRMRLYNLPYKEVAAQHQQLRIYREGLRQKYDSNEQSWRKAATPNEMLPFKLAPFGFSVERALGVPLDEETKHIQRAAHAAVQRAEAEIQRVKTDVQLGEARIQAEVDKIRAEGRLKIAKAEAEREAQAEIQRAEADAQLREAKRQHALKLAEDKAAAEAQDLADETEKRRTLSRIEREKVQASWGLEQQQMTTEATEQERRIQADSAARAQRDEVARKAGLAEQQQRLALALAGEKKALEEAAEHERREAEHRAEAVNKDLEAQRGTEEIALSKARTEAAIEEAAERRVRAAEHEARAVEAAALARMTQVDWDVHRVVAMIQARGESAVTVRVIADELGVSTGSAQDRKTKAVDLLKGGGIEVPEQAAA